The Bacillota bacterium sequence TTTGTCAATTATTCTCTGGCGCAGTTCATCGCTTACACCCGGCTGATTGGCCAGCGCCCTGCTGACAGTAATTGCTGATACATCTAAAAGCTCTGCAATCATGTTGATGGTTACCTTCTGATTCTTCTTCACAGCCCACCTCCTCACTCTGCAAGTTATCTCTATTATAGGATTCCAAAGATACAAAAGCAAGTTTTCTAACGTTATATTCTACGTTTTATAACGTTATTTAATCGTTTGGTTATCGTTAATATAACGTAAAAAATCCCAGTGGTTCAACACTGGGATTAATCAAACTTTTTTCTGATTAGAATAAGCCAGTAATTCGACCTGATGCTTCCACATCAATTGTCTCCGCAGCTGGCTTTTTAGGCAGTCCCGGCATAGTCATAATATCACCAGTTAAGGCCACTACAAAACCTGCACCTGCTGATATTCGCACGCTCCGGACTGTTATTCTAAAGCCTCGAGGCCGCCCTAGCTTTTTGGGATCATCGGATAGAGAATATTGAGTTTTGGCCATGCATACCGGTAGGTTATTAAATCCAAGCTTCTGGTAGCGGCGCAGCTCTCTTTTCGCTTCGGCTGAGAAATCAACACCGTCAGCACCATAAACCTCAACAGCAATCTTTCTGATCTTTTGCTCTAACGTGTCTT is a genomic window containing:
- a CDS encoding LacI family transcriptional regulator, which encodes MKKNQKVTINMIAELLDVSAITVSRALANQPGVSDELRQRIIDKAKELGYKRCKPNAKTSILFLIRRRYVADHSNFSHLVEGIEAN